The genomic window TagtcatgattttttaaaataaatcttgcTTAACCATTGTCATCTGCTTTAAGGGAATGGCCAGTGGATTCAGAAATTATTAGGACATATTAAAAGTGGGGCATCAGTAtatgaaaggggaagaagaagactCAATTGCCATAAAATAAAGTAGTGTTCTCTCATAATTCTGCCATCTTCAAAAGAGTTACTTTCAGTTCTCTGCTACTCCCAAAGGCTAGCAAAATACCATCACTCGTTACTCTCCCAATCCATGTGATGCTTAGTCACCCCCATCCTTAACTcctacttcctttcttttatctttatccTCTTCAACTCTGTATCCTGTTTCCTATATCAATatcctatttcctttcttcctacacTCTGGAATTTTGTTCTCTGAAATTTCTATTCCTAAACTAagacattttcctccattttgtatttttcttctatcttctagTACTTCTAGATAGAGATCTGTCTTCCACAGGATGATACCACATATCTAGCCGTCCTCAATAGTGCTTTGTTTCATACCTTTCCTCACTCATCTCACTGCTCCATAAGAGAGCATTAGAATATTCCTTCTTGTGTTTTCCCTTGTATTGCATCACTCATCAGTCTCCCTTTAAAGTTCACCCTATTAAGTTTGGGGCAACTATGTGGTATAGCGCATGGAGTGATGGACTTGAAACTAacaggacctaaattcaaatcctacacAGATGCTTACTGGCTGTTTGACTCttaacaaatcactttacccctgtctgcctcattttcctcatctgtaaaatggagataatagcacctacttcataaggttgttgtaaggatcaaatgaaatgacacatgtaaagcactttacaaaccttatcTCACTATAGCTTAGAGTGTGAATAgcatgaatttacccataaaatggaaactgatagcagactgaaaattttgaattcaataaTATGTTACTTTCAGGaaattctataaaaatgagagatatacacaaagataaaataaagaccAGGAGTACAATTTATTATGTAAagaagcaggggtagtaatcttaatctcagacaaaaattaaagctaaaatagatttaatcaaaagagaaaatttgggaaactatactatgtgtcagccatattattcaatattgttttagatcatttaaaataactagacactATTAAATACCTGAGAGTATACTTGCCAAAGCAGACACataaactatatgaacataaacataaaacactttttatacaaaattagatctaaataattgaagtaatatttgttGTTCATGGGTAAGtaaagccaatatgataaaaaatgacaattttacctaaataaatagattaattcaTTTAATGCCATCCACATTAAATTACTAAGAAATTATCTTACCaagtcagaaaaaataataacgaAGTTCATTTGGACAAATAAAAGGtcatgaacttcagagaaatcgAGGGGAAAGATGTAAGGGTAACAGACTCAGTAGTATCaaaccttaaactatattataaagtaagagcattgttgaagtataatatggataattttgattattttaaattaaaattttcttgtataaacaAAACCTATGCagccaaaaatagaaggaatgcagaaaattggggaaaaaccTTTCATATATAGTCTCTCAGATgggatgtgattgggttggaatattggtgtgatgtaggaaatgatgagctggttgatttagaaaaacatgagatgacttgaacttatgaaggaagatgctatccaccttcagaaaaaCAGATGACTAAGTGGAATTAAGTTTTAAGTacagtcttacatatatgtgtatgagtgtatatgtgtatatttgtgtgtgtctatagatatctatgtgtgtgtgtgtatatatatatatatgtatgtatatctgattttaattgtagccttctttgtGGGGGGAGGATGAATAgggtggagagaggaaggagaaaaaattaaagtgaaaagtacacagcagaaaataaaagaaaacctgtaaggaagcaaagaaaagctgggcagctttggaaataatgtgtaatatttattatataggttttcttgaaatggaaatttattgttttatattaaatcctctcatgtttttttcttttctcattttgtcttcaagtttaaaataaattttttaaaaacaaactttatATCATTATGTCATTGTTAACTGTTAATAAAATTTATCTCTCAATTCAGCTTATGGTGGTTGTTATCAAAGGGCCTCCAAGCTCCTCCTTCttacatgtaattttattttactttttaaaataaagatttattttctctcccatctcaccctccatgtaaaaaagaaaaaagaaaaaaaaacttttgtaacAGACATATGTAGTTAAACATAACAAATTCCCACATAGACCAGTGTCTCATTTTGAATCAAGTGTGTCACCACTTTGTTAAGAAACAGGTTGCATGTTTCATCTTTGCCCTTTGGAATGTATCCGTGTtgcgttgatcagagttctttggCTTTCCAAGTTGTTTGACTGTACAgtgctgttattgtataaattgttttccagttctactcccttcattctgcattagttcatacatatttttccaggtttctctgaaactgttcctTTCAGCATTTCTTATGACACATTAGTATTGTTCCATTACAATTCACATCTCATAATTTGTTCTGCCATTCTCCAATAAATGGTTACCCCCttagttttctatttttaaaaaaaagtatctataaatacttttgtatattcgagtcctttccctctttctttcaggTATATACCTAGTATTGGTATCAAgatggtgggggaaggagagacgGAGAGAGCAGACTTTtgcttattgaaaaaaaatttaattaaaaagttgtttttccaTTAGCACTGCTCTGACCATTATAATTTTCCTATTCAATAAGCTAcaatggttccctattgtctctacaaaatataaactcctctgccatttaaaattcttcagaaCCTGGTTCCAGCCTAACTTTCCAGCCCTATTATGCATTAATTCCCTTCCTGCATGCTACAATCTAGTCAAACCTACCTTGCTATTTCTCATGAATGCCACTCCATATGCCACCTCAGTGCCTTTGCATAACCTATCATCGCCCATACGTGGAATGCTTTTCTTCGTCATAGATCCCTTATAGCTAGGTCCCCATTAGagtgaataatgaatcccatgaagtCACAGCATTATTTGAATTTACACTATTCTCAGTTATGATCATATGTAAAATATGGCAATTGATTCTAGCCCAATGTAAATATTcaatgaagattttaaaaagtaagtttCTTAATGTAATATAGTAGCAGAAGATAAGAAAATATATATCTGATTCAAGTTTATAATAAATAATGAGTCTATCAAAAGCAAAATTATTGCTGTTTTTTTTACTTACTGAATAAAGATAAGCCTGCACAGACAGTATGATGAAAATGTCATTATGgtgaaaatatcaaaattaatttaaaatattttagctgTGTAGAAtgaaccattttctttttctttaaatcttcaaACATACGTTGATAGGTACTAAGAAGTTTATCCACTTCTCCAAGAATTTGCTAGCCAAAATTTTCACATGAGGAACCAAGTGTAGTTGGGGTGGAAGAGCTGGGCAAACTACGTTCTGGAGACCAGATCTTGCCCCAGCTCCTTTTGTATGCCCCCAGCTAAAAAtggtttttgcattttaaaatgtaaaaaccattcttgcTGGATGAAGAAAGCAGATGGCAGGCCAGAGTTGGCCTTCAGGTCATACATAGTTTGCTTATCCCTGATGTAGACCATTTTCTAAAATCAGTAATGCCTTAAACGCCACGTTGTTATTCTTGGAATGTTCTCCAACAGCTGTACTGGAACCAGGttctgaagaattttaaatggcagaggagtttatattttgtagaGACAATAGGGAATAACTTAAAATAACTTGAAAACCAGTCTTTGAAAACAACTTTAATCACCCAGTTTTCTTATTTGACCAATAAAGAACAACACACAATAGATGGTTGTAGCCTCACCTTTCTGAGTAAGAGGATTTGGAAACCAATAAGCAAAGGCTTTAATATAGAACTCCTTTAAGCATTAGCTCTGAAAGCAATGGTCAGGTGATCCTTGGTCACTTTAAATTAAGGTTGAGtcttttctttcttagaaatCTGAGCTCTAAAAAGACCTCCTTTCCAGAATAAGTTCATTTCATCcacattaaaaatgtatttttcatgtGTCTGCcttctttgattattttcttcaaaacatcAGGATATTTAGCTGCCATACCGTCATCTGCACTAGCCTCTTCTCCCATAATTGTAACATTATGCCACTGAACTCAATATTGAATGTACCAACTACCACTTGCAGTAAAAATGTCTTCACTGTtcccttcatttctattttatttcaccACCTGTAATGTAAGACTTGAATACTCAATGCTGTAAACTTGAAGCTTTTGTTTGAGACTCTGTTAAGAAGGAATAGATTTTTTAAGAAATGTGATCTTTAAACCATCCAACAAAAAGGTACTACATTTCCACCATTATTAGTCAgttggtcaacaaacatttattaagtgcctactatgtgtcagtcactatgctaagcactagaaatacaaaaaaaggcaaaacacagtccTTACTCTCAGGGAGCTCAGTCTAACGATGGAGACaccatgcaaacaattatatacaaaccATCTGTAAATGGGTTAAATTAGAAATATCAATGGTggtaaggcactagaattaagggggattgagaaagcttcctgtagaaagtgagactgcagctgggacttgaagccagggaagtcaggagggagaggtaaggaaagagagaattccaggcataatGGACACCCAGTAAAAATGCATGGaattgggaaatggagtgtcttatttgaggACAGGCCTGTTTCACTGGATCGCAGAGTACGATGAAGAAAGTTAAATGtaggaagactagaaaagtagaagAGGCCGGGTTAAGAATAATTTTGAACACCAAGCAGAGGATCTTATAACCTGAAAGTGatagggagtttattgagtagggaggagtgacatggtcagactttctTTGCTTTCAGAAAATCACTTTACCAGTTTTGAGAAGGATGGattaaaatggggaaagaatatgAACACGACTCTTCCATATAGTTGTTTGCAAACCATAAAAAAATGATGCAGCTTTTTTTTCACCTGCATGTTTTATAATGTTCTGTACCATAGATTCAGGCATTCTGCCATATTCTATTTTAGTTACTATAACCACTGAAATGCCATTCAATAATgtcaatttttttattctaatgTAATAACAGCCTTCTTCTTTTTTGTACTGGCAATGTTTTCATCTGAAGTATTATTATTTAACCCATTTTGTtaagggttctttttttttaaaagttcacacaAGTCTTAGTAATATGATGCACAGCATGTCACACTCACACATAACAATAGGCAAGCATAGACTGAAGATATGGTGATATGTTAAAACCCTCAATTAGTTCTCAGGCATCTCATTAATTGAATTTTGGGTCACATTATGTGCTACctggtttcattttataattcataCTAAATCAAATTTCACATTATTAAAACTTGCATTAATTAGGACCTATCTgtatttccttcaagacttagtttTAGCACTGCCTTCTTCTACATTACAGGTTTTCAAACTCATTTGGCCTATCACTTCCgttataaaaaaattattcagagcCCCCTGAAAATCTACTTTTTTAATCCTTTAATGGTTTTTTGAAATtctcatcatttcaaaaaaaataaatttttttaaatgatgcatcttaaatgtaataatatatgtaaatttgtgacttttttcctgcattgaagtTTTGGTGGCACATATTGAATCATGTCAATGTATAACATCGTATTTGTAAACAAGTAATTTAGacgcacatattcctgctgatgcgtGCTGGACTTCTTGACAACGCACCATCTGACAGTGAACTTGACcgctgatcagttataactttcattttatgggttaaTTTGGAAAAGAATGTCATCTCTACAACTTTAACTCTATTACACAGCAGATGTAATATGTATGAACGGTATTTccaaatattctcttctttccttatgcttccaccacccccttatttttattgagCTCTCAGTGCCCCCCAATTGCACCTAATGCTATGACCACTCCCCCCATCATCATTCCAGTGCCTcagcccctttcctccctccacgGTGTCCTCCCCTTTGGGAACCTTTGTTCTACATGATACTTATCCTGATTCTCCCAATTgctacttccttccctccctaaattaccttttaaaaaaattcatattctGCATATGCTTATAGATGTATAGATGTATTCTCTCttggtagaatataaactccttaagagcaggaatggtttcatttttgtctttgtgtgggTAGTGCCTGACTCGGTACCTGACgtataggaagtacttaataaatccttatttacTGATTGATGAATGAGGTCACTCTTTATCCTATTTACAGCACCCCTTCTTTAGTCCTAAAAGCTCTCTTAACATTGGTTAGACACGTTTCTTCCCAGCCTAATCAACCCACATTTGCCAGGAGCCATGCCTCTCATACCTTTGGCTCATATTACATGTGACCTGATATCATTTTATAATTCACACAAATTAAAATTCACATTATTTAATCTTGCATTAATTAGGACCTATCTGTCCTTCAAGACTTATCTCAAGCACTGTCCTCTATGTGAAGCTTATCCTGATTGTCTTATAGAGAAAGAATCTTCCCCCTGCGAACAAGTTTTTTTTTGACCAGGCTGTGGGCATTGCTTTTTCTTAGGATTCCTACTTGCTGTGGTCTCCCTTCCTGAGGGGTGTTTATGCAAAAGTCTCCACTTCATGATAAATTCTGGAAACCCCAAGGAACACCCATTCCCACAGGCCGTGGCTGCCTCCAAAGTACAGGTTCTGGTGTTGTGCACCGATGGGTCTCTTCACCTGATTAAATCTGAAAGATCCAAGGAACCCAGCATCAGTGTGATTGTGGAGAGGTTAGTGATCTAAACACAATTTATTATGTATTCTGAGGACTTGGATAAACATGACAAGCATTTTTGTGTTTTACTGTTGTTTTGCCTGAAAAAAAGCAGCCCTGTGATGTACTGTCTTTGACCCTGTATTCTCATCCTCACTTCTAACAAGGAGATGAGTAGAAATGGGCTGATGCCATCAGGCCAGTGTACAAGTATTTTCTTTCATACAGGTGTGTCCAGTGGCAAGTACCCTTCTGGGCATATGAAATTTCATAACTGACTAAAGAAGATACCTGCAAATATCTGCTTTTGAATTCCAGGGCCCTTCTAATTGTCATTGTTCCTTAGTGAACATCTTACAATCCACaatattttcttgttgttcataGGCCTGTGAAGCATCCAAATGAAACTATTTGTGCTGTGGCTCCCATCTCATCTTTACCTTCTATGGTAAGTAAGTGATTTTCAATCTTTAAATTTGGTGAAGACCCAAATAAGAAGGGATTATAGGAATAGAACTCATCCCTTTGGAGGACCTGAGCTCCTCTAACACACTCATGGGCTAATTTAGGCCTAGTTCTGTGGCACTCGGTAGAATGTATATGATTCCTAGCtcagtgctgggcctgaaatcctGACCCCTCTTGTTATTAACAAATATCATGAGTTAACAAATAATACTCCAACAAACAAACTGTTTAATGGaccattttctatttctcttgctTTAATTTAAAACTCTTGTTGTTTCTAGGCACTGGATGAGTAGTAACAATACAAACTTCTCTTTGGTGTGGCGTTATCCAGTGTTACCATCATTCTACCTTAGGATTCCCAATCCTTTTCACCCTACAGTCCCCAGAGTAAAGAACACTGGCAATATATTTCACTATCCTTGTAATAACTCCAAAGTCTGCTTGCTTCCCCAGGTACTGCTCTTTACTTGGGATGGATCAGTGTATATTATGGATGTGAACAAGTCACAGATCATCTGTGAATTGGGTCCCCCTCCCACTTATCGTTTGGGAAACCCCTGGCAGCCTGTGTTTGCACTGTCTCCAGAGGGCCAGCATGTGCTCATCCGGGGTAAGAGAGAAAGTAAATTCTTTGCTGCTGCCCCAGTTCAAGGATAGAGAATGGCTTAAAAACCCAGGAGATATGGCCATATTGACTGTCTTTTCAGCTTGAAATTCCTTTCACAAAGTAAACACTAAATGTTCTTAAGATCTCTGCTGCTTTTAACATTCTCTGAATCACAGGATGTCATAGCCTTAAAGGACCTAGAGACAGTCTAGTCTAGCCCTGCCTAGCCAAGAATCCCTTCTGCAGCATACTCAACAAGTGGTTATctggcctctgcttgaagataTCCAGTGAGGAGAATACTGTAATGCATCCTTGAACGTTCCCTCCAGTAATGCAGATCATAAGCCATCCTTCCCTTCTGGGCCAGTGCTGTTCTTGTCCATATCCTCCCATGAGAGAACAATCACCCTGCTGTTGCCACTTAGCTaaccctttttttcttctgttcatagAATTCCTTTTTGACATCTTTTACTCTCATTCTTTGAAATTCCTCATTGGTCATTTGTTCCAACCTGCTCACACCTAACATACACTGCACCATTATGCTCAGTGTGATCATTTCTTCAGAGACTGTGTTCCCATGTCTCCTATCTATGTCTTTTAAAAACTTGACTTGGATGGTGAGTTCAGTTAGGAGCAACAATGGTCTCTTTAGATAGCTTTGTCTTTTCCTCCTCACCGGAATGATTTCTACTTCTtgagaatttcagaatttcacTCCTGAAAGAGCTTTCTCTCCCTCTCGGGCCTACTTCCCATGTAAAATATGAACCCATCAGGTCCCACTTATTAATTATCTGACCCTTTTGAAATCTGCTGTCACAAAATCTAAGGGGCATGTCAGACTCCATCtagcttttttctccttctctgccaTGAATTCTATAGTGCAGTGGTCACTCCCAGTTCAccatatagatttagagctagaagagaccttagagaccactgaatccaaatcctttactttacaggtgaggaaattgaggaccaaAGAGATTGTGcagcttgcccagggccacacagctaataagtatttgaagtGTGGTTTGAACCTACGTCTTctgaactccaagtccagtgctctcccCTGCACCAAGATGTTTGCTTGTTAGTCAGAATCTGATTCAGACTACTGAGTTTTCTCATCACTTTCTCTaccttttaaagaatgaaatcatCACAAAAGCAAGGCACAAATGGGCCAGTATCCCTGCTTTTGATAGAGATGGAAAGCTATAGCAGAAATCCAAATCGTTTCAGTCCTCCAGCACGAAAATATTCTGTTTCTGTACCAAGTTTATGATGTTCCTTATATCTGTCATGTAATTCCTCCTTCTAAGTAGTTTGTGGTACAATTCCACAACaagataatttctcttttttccctccatttaaTCTTTCCCAAATACTCACCACCATGTATTCCCTCATGAATTCCTTGATTTTTCTCCATGTGAGtctatttatttaatataatgtatatgtagatatacatatatgtatgtatgtgtgtatgtatgtatatgttatatgtgtatgtatttatgtatgtgtgtatatatatgtatctgtgtgtatgtatatatgtatatatatatatatgtatgtgaaattCTACCCTAACATACCTCCCTTTTATCTGTTTTGTCCATTTTGATTAAGGTTACTCTTCCAAAGACATGGTCCCATCATGAGTCCCATCTTACCTAGTTGAATTTTGTCTTCTTGCATGAGGATCTTGAGGACACCTGGTTCATTGCCCACACTCTGTGCATTTGTATATAAGCACCTACATTAGAAGGGCTTTATCATTGCCTCTCTTCTTAGACATTGTCTTCTATGAGttgctattttttctcttctgctctttctcctttgttGACCTGCTGCTGAATATAGAATCAGTTGTGTTAGACTGAGGTGGACAGTTTTATTCCTTGCCATCCCTTTTCAGTTTAAAGCTCTCTTTATGAAATTGTAATCACTGTAATTTAAAAGCCCTTCTAAGGTGCACTCCATCTATGGTTAAAAATCCATCATTCCCTTATTTTAAAACTACAGTTTAAAGATCCAAATCTCCTCAATCACCATCTTCTTAGTCAGCTATACATTGGCCAAATTCATCTTTCTCTTAAGCCCCTACTTTTAATTAGGAATggtgaagaaaataccacctatGCTCCTaagatctttatttttctcccttacGATTAGTAGTCTTTAATATGGTTGTTCAATTCCTTCGTGAATCACCAAAAGCCTGGGTAGTGGTTGTCAAGTATGGCAAGTCTTCAGGAGGTGCTCTGTCATGTACAGCCTCAGGAAGACTCCTCACCTTTAGTGTTTATGTTAGGCAGAAAATAACTACTTCAGGTTGCTTTAGCAGGGAGTTAACAACTATCCCTCTGTCTAgtcttcattcattcttcatggTCACACTTGTGGGGTCAATAGCATGATTCCTTGGTGAAAAAGAAGCTCCAATTCAGTGCTTTGCAATCATTGTACAAATGTGAGCTGTTTTTATGTAACATTCGATTTATTCTAcattatttttgtaataaaaattaaatattaacttaatatttaataaaacaaatatttaacatTTGATTAAAAGATTAGTTTTATTATTACCTGTTACATAACGCAAATGTTTAATGGTCCTTCTTCACTTCCTTGTCTGTGGCATGTTCTATTACTCTTCTGTATCTCAGCAGATaatatttcctcctcctcctctaccccCCTCCAGCCTCTTcacatccttttccttctttgcttcctcctTGAAATAcctctcttcattctccttgataaaatgtagaaaagaaatgTGCACCTTCAATCCTTTCACTTTCTACTTGAAGAGTGAGACCAACTTGAACTCTGTGCTGCACAAGTAGTTGTTAATACTGACAAAAACAACCTTACCTCTATGTATTGCTTGAAGTAAGTTCCACGTTCTTTATTCTCCTTCAGGTAGCTCTTTGGCTAGTCCTTGTGGCAAACACCTTATTTGTAAGATTGAAATCTAACACCGAccacagttccaaaagactcatgataaaaaatactatTCACTTGCAGATAGAGAACTGGTGGAttcagagtgcagactgaagcattttttcctttctctttcttttttaactttttgtgtgtgttttgttgtttagttgtttcagtcatatctgattcttcaggaccccctttggagttttcttggcaaagatactagagtggtttgccatttccttctccagctcatttgacagatgaggaaactgaggcaaacagggttaagtgatttgcccatggtcacacagtaagtgtctgagatcacatgtgaattcaggttctcctgactccagggctagcactctatacactgtaccacctcgctgcccaCAGCAACTTTTTCTTAATCATTCTATTCTAAGTGGGcagctagtggtgcagtggataaagcaccagtgcaggagtcaggaggacctgagttcaaatctcacctcagacacttgacactcactagctgtgtgaccttgggcaagtcacttaaacccaattgcctcatcctgggtcatctccagtcatcctgatgaatatctggtcactggattcagatggttctggaggggaagtgaggctggtgacctgcacagccctccctcactcaaaacaaagtcaagtgtcattatttctctgatggcatggtcttcttcggcaacaaaggacaaacacattctACATAAACCAGGCAGGAGACACAGTTAACTACACCTTGACAGGCCAAATTAAAAGGTCCCATAGGAGAAATAGAGCCACCTCTAAAAGAGGGACCATCCATGCGTGCTGGTGTCCCAACTAAATATCTTTCAGTGCAGAGACTTCATAGCATATCTTAGAGAACATggtgttactgttttcttttcttttttttccaggagaCAAACATGATAATACTAAATATCTGAGGGATAACTGCCTCATTTTCGTTTTTAAATTTGATTCTTACCAACTAATAAAGACTTCCTTAtctgaagatgaatcttctcACCCTGGTCCATCAGAAACTAACAACTTTACCAAGCAATTGCCTTTGAACAAGAGATGTGAAATTTTCCTCCAAAACCGGTAAATAATTCCAGTTGAATCCCTTTATCTCACTGTACAGAGAGCCTGAACCTTCTGTGTATTTAGAAAAGCAGGTGTTTGTATGATGGGAGGAACATTTTCAGCATATCACCAGTTCCCTCTAGGACCCAACTTTGTACTCTTATTCTCATATCTTATGTAGGTTAGTGAAAACAGAGTATTAAGCTGAGGGCAgtgtgaaggatttttttttcccctctcatttcttattttctctcataATTAATCTTTTAAATGTACTTTGAGGGAACTATGCATTTTTAAAGAGAATGATCCCGGAGCTCTTTATTAATCATTTTGAGAAAATGATCTTCGTTAGTTGTGCTGAGATTTCTCTCAAAATCAGACT from Notamacropus eugenii isolate mMacEug1 chromosome 1, mMacEug1.pri_v2, whole genome shotgun sequence includes these protein-coding regions:
- the WDR93 gene encoding WD repeat-containing protein 93 isoform X6; this encodes MINSGNPKEHPFPQAVAASKVQVLVLCTDGSLHLIKSERSKEPSISVIVERPVKHPNETICAVAPISSLPSMVLLFTWDGSVYIMDVNKSQIICELGPPPTYRLGNPWQPVFALSPEGQHVLIRGDKHDNTKYLRDNCLIFVFKFDSYQLIKTSLSEDESSHPGPSETNNFTKQLPLNKRCEIFLQNRLKSSDSTQDYGPDYLFQQRKNSLLLEKESHKKT